From the Daucus carota subsp. sativus chromosome 8, DH1 v3.0, whole genome shotgun sequence genome, one window contains:
- the LOC108199855 gene encoding V-type proton ATPase subunit E, which produces MNDSDVSRQIQQMVQFIRQEAEEKANEISVSAEEEFNIEKLQIVEAEKKKIRQEYERKEKQVDVRKKIEYSMQLNASRIKVLQAQDDLVNAMKEAASQELLKVSHHDSHHHLHHHHDYQGLMKALVVQCLLRLKEPAVLLRCRKDDITLLNSVLDSAKEEYAKEAKVHQPEIIVDDVHLPPSPSTHGPSCSGGIVMASRDGKIVIENTLDARLDVLFRKKLPEIRKHLFGQIAA; this is translated from the exons ATGAACGACAGCGATGTGTCCCGGCAGATCCAGCAGATGGTCCAATTTATCCGGCAAGAAGCCGAAGAGAAGGCCAATGAGATCTCTGTTTCCGCTGAAGAG GAATTCAACATTGAGAAGTTGCAAATAGTCGAAgcggagaagaagaagatcaggcAGGAGTATGAGCGCAAAGAGAAGCAAGTCGATGTTCGTAAAAAGAT TGAGTATTCTATGCAGCTTAATGCTTCTCGTATTAAGGTTCTCCAAGCCCAAGATGACTTGGTTAATGCCATGAAGGAAGCAGCATCACAGGAGCTCTTAAAAGTGAGCCACCATGACTCGCATCACCATTTGCACCACCACCATGATTATCAAGGACTTATGAAAGCTCTTGTAGTACAG TGTTTACTCAGATTAAAAGAGCCTGCAGTTTTATTGCGCTGTCGGAAAGATGATATCACATTGTTGAACTCTGTTTTGGATTCAGCAAAGGAGGAATATGCAAAAGAAGCTAAGGTTCACCAGCCTGAGATTATTGTTGATGATGTTCACCTTCCACCATCTCCCTCAACTCATGGTCCTTCATG CTCTGGAGGTATCGTGATGGCTTCTCGAGATGGGAAAATTGTAATTGAAAACACTCTTGATGCTAGATTGGATGTTCTGTTCCGCAAAAAACTTCCTGAG ATTCGCAAGCACCTTTTTGGTCAGATTGCTGCCTGA